One Vibrio taketomensis DNA window includes the following coding sequences:
- a CDS encoding DUF3461 family protein, with product MFPYLTGLGIQDPQQIERYSLRQEAHKDVLKIYFRKQKGELFAKSVKYKYPRQTKNVRVDSSSNSYKQVSEINRNLTLVMDELNKITKPQKIAYVDVKQKILSDLRHLEKVVSSKIAEIEADLEKLK from the coding sequence ATGTTTCCCTACCTTACCGGTCTAGGCATTCAAGATCCCCAGCAGATTGAGCGCTACTCATTACGTCAAGAAGCTCACAAAGACGTGCTCAAAATCTACTTTCGCAAACAAAAAGGCGAGTTATTTGCCAAAAGCGTCAAATACAAATACCCACGTCAAACTAAAAACGTTCGTGTCGACAGCAGTAGCAATAGCTACAAGCAAGTTTCTGAAATCAACCGTAACCTAACGCTGGTGATGGATGAGCTGAATAAAATCACCAAACCACAGAAAATAGCATATGTGGATGTGAAACAGAAAATTCTGTCTGACTTGCGCCATTTAGAGAAAGTCGTCTCAAGTAAGATAGCCGAGATAGAGGCGGACTTGGAGAAATTGAAATAA